Proteins encoded in a region of the Haloglomus salinum genome:
- the tnpA gene encoding IS200/IS605 family transposase, with protein MKYNLQYGSHTVYALQYHFVTVTKYRTDILTDERLERVAEVAHEIADDFEADIKNVDGGTDHVHILFTTKPTTDLTKFINSLKGVTSRRIRQEYPEVKQTLEDAFWQPGYFLATTGQVSIDVLMDYVDDQ; from the coding sequence ATGAAGTATAACCTGCAATACGGGTCTCATACGGTCTACGCGCTCCAATATCACTTTGTAACCGTCACGAAGTACCGCACTGACATCCTCACCGATGAGCGACTGGAGCGCGTGGCTGAAGTTGCACACGAGATTGCAGACGACTTCGAGGCCGACATCAAGAACGTGGACGGAGGCACCGACCACGTTCACATCCTGTTCACGACCAAACCTACCACCGACCTCACGAAGTTCATCAACTCGCTCAAGGGCGTCACATCCCGCCGGATTCGGCAGGAGTACCCCGAGGTGAAACAGACGCTCGAAGATGCGTTCTGGCAACCGGGATATTTCCTCGCCACGACCGGCCAAGTGAGCATCGACGTGCTGATGGACTACGTGGACGACCAGTAG